From a region of the Gemmatimonadetes bacterium SCN 70-22 genome:
- a CDS encoding ABC transporter translates to MLEARGLTKEFDSGTHRLTVLRDVSFRVPQGALVAIVGPSGSGKTTLLGLLAGLDTPTSGTVLLDDADLTAMSEDQRAQLRGAKVGFVFQSFQLIPTLTAIENVQVPLELRGEGGAAARARALLERVGLGDRLDHFPSQLSGGEQQRVAIARAFVNQPRILFADEPTGNLDGHTGARIVALLEELNRESGSTIVLVTHDLGLAERTQRIIRLADGVVVEDRPTGGA, encoded by the coding sequence ATGCTCGAGGCTCGGGGTCTCACGAAGGAATTCGACAGCGGCACCCATCGACTTACGGTGTTGCGCGACGTCTCGTTCCGGGTGCCACAGGGAGCGCTGGTGGCGATCGTCGGTCCATCGGGAAGCGGGAAGACGACGCTGCTCGGACTCCTGGCGGGGCTGGATACCCCGACCAGTGGTACCGTGCTCCTGGACGACGCCGACCTCACCGCGATGAGCGAGGACCAACGCGCCCAGCTGCGCGGGGCGAAAGTTGGATTCGTCTTCCAGTCGTTTCAATTGATCCCGACGCTGACCGCGATCGAGAACGTGCAGGTTCCGCTCGAGCTGCGCGGGGAGGGGGGCGCCGCCGCCCGCGCGCGCGCCCTCCTCGAGCGGGTGGGACTCGGCGACCGCCTGGACCACTTTCCCTCGCAGCTGTCCGGAGGCGAGCAGCAGCGTGTCGCCATCGCCCGCGCCTTCGTGAACCAGCCGCGCATCCTGTTCGCCGACGAACCGACCGGGAACCTCGACGGCCACACCGGGGCGCGAATCGTCGCCCTCCTCGAGGAGCTCAACCGGGAGTCGGGTTCGACGATCGTCCTGGTGACGCACGACCTGGGGCTCGCGGAGCGGACGCAGCGCATCATCCGCCTCGCCGACGGCGTCGTCGTCGAGGACCGTCCGACGGGGGGCGCATGA